The following coding sequences lie in one Paenibacillus durus ATCC 35681 genomic window:
- a CDS encoding NADP-dependent oxidoreductase: MKAIQIQAYGGTEVLKVIDVPRPEPAPGEVLIHVQAAGVNPADIHIRSGFATMPPEYRPANVLSLPRILGSDVSGIVEEIGPGVTAFKKGDAVYGLIRFPSGNPEGAYAEYISAPTEDLALKPESMSHVQAAALPMTALTAWQALFDHANMSKGQTVLINGASGGVGHLAVQIAKAKGAHVIAVASGRNAEFVERLGADQFIDYTKTELENAVSDVDLVIDTVGGPNGGRFIDVLKPGGRLVPIFYGTYPAERAAAAGVTVRGMQVHSNGSQLAAIGQLVDEKLLRVEIESVFPLEEADQAHARIESRRTRGKIVLRVGDEL; the protein is encoded by the coding sequence ATGAAAGCCATTCAGATTCAAGCTTATGGAGGAACCGAGGTTCTAAAAGTAATCGATGTTCCCCGCCCTGAGCCGGCCCCGGGAGAGGTTCTTATACATGTTCAGGCGGCAGGGGTCAACCCTGCTGATATTCATATTCGTTCGGGATTTGCAACGATGCCGCCGGAATATCGGCCGGCTAATGTTTTGTCGCTGCCGCGGATCCTGGGTTCGGATGTATCAGGGATTGTCGAGGAAATTGGACCCGGTGTAACGGCTTTTAAAAAAGGCGATGCCGTTTATGGCCTGATTCGTTTCCCCAGTGGGAATCCTGAAGGCGCGTACGCGGAATATATCTCGGCTCCGACTGAGGATTTAGCCTTGAAGCCGGAATCCATGAGCCATGTTCAGGCGGCGGCTTTGCCGATGACGGCATTGACAGCTTGGCAAGCGCTCTTTGATCACGCCAATATGAGCAAAGGCCAAACCGTCCTGATCAATGGCGCTTCGGGCGGAGTCGGGCACTTGGCTGTACAGATTGCCAAGGCAAAAGGAGCGCATGTCATTGCGGTTGCATCCGGAAGAAACGCGGAATTTGTGGAAAGGCTCGGGGCCGATCAATTTATAGATTATACGAAGACTGAGCTTGAAAATGCCGTGTCCGATGTGGATTTAGTCATAGATACGGTAGGTGGACCCAATGGTGGCCGCTTCATTGACGTATTAAAGCCGGGCGGAAGGCTGGTGCCCATATTCTACGGCACGTATCCCGCTGAGCGTGCCGCCGCGGCAGGCGTGACGGTCCGGGGCATGCAGGTTCACTCAAACGGATCACAGCTTGCTGCGATCGGACAACTCGTCGATGAGAAGTTGCTTCGAGTCGAGATTGAATCTGTATTTCCGCTGGAAGAGGCCGATCAAGCACACGCGCGAATAGAGAGCCGCCGGACCCGAGGGAAGATCGTTTTGCGGGTTGGCGATGAACTATAA
- a CDS encoding glycerophosphodiester phosphodiesterase family protein, translated as MNTIHPNHFDRMYSEFNNPNGRVMVIAHRGDWLNAPENTVPAIINAIDLGVDMIEIDVRRTRDGKLILMHDETVDRMTSGSGAVAELSYDELLSLQVKQSEGGESAELTGVHIPTLEEVMKLVKGKALINLDKCWDIREEVYQVLLDTGTVNHGLFKSDAELDEVAAFLESKAIRPEYMQIIQASNAYLLHDPDALLTRIKPKAVEFVFEDETSPFSIEESFHMFSGKCRLWINTMWDSLCAGHSDEQSLENAADGWGWGIARGVNMIQTDYSRQLLNYLQK; from the coding sequence ATGAACACCATTCATCCGAATCACTTTGATCGCATGTATTCCGAGTTTAACAATCCGAACGGCCGAGTCATGGTGATCGCCCATCGCGGCGACTGGCTTAATGCACCTGAAAATACAGTGCCGGCCATTATCAACGCGATCGATTTAGGCGTCGATATGATCGAGATCGACGTGCGAAGGACACGTGACGGCAAACTGATTCTCATGCACGATGAAACCGTGGACCGAATGACGAGCGGAAGCGGAGCTGTTGCGGAGCTCAGTTATGATGAACTGCTGTCGTTGCAAGTAAAGCAATCGGAAGGCGGGGAGTCGGCGGAGTTAACCGGTGTGCATATCCCAACACTTGAGGAAGTCATGAAGCTTGTGAAAGGCAAGGCGCTTATCAATTTGGACAAATGCTGGGATATCCGGGAAGAGGTTTATCAGGTCCTGCTGGACACCGGTACCGTGAATCACGGCTTGTTCAAGAGCGATGCGGAGCTGGATGAAGTCGCGGCATTCCTGGAATCAAAGGCGATTCGCCCCGAGTATATGCAGATCATTCAGGCAAGCAATGCATATTTGCTTCATGACCCGGATGCCTTGCTAACCCGAATCAAGCCGAAGGCGGTGGAGTTCGTTTTTGAGGATGAGACCAGTCCGTTTTCGATTGAAGAATCGTTCCATATGTTTTCCGGCAAATGCAGACTCTGGATAAACACGATGTGGGATTCTCTATGTGCGGGGCACTCCGATGAACAATCGTTGGAAAACGCTGCAGACGGTTGGGGATGGGGAATCGCCAGAGGGGTGAATATGATTCAAACCGATTATTCGCGGCAATTATTGAATTATTTGCAGAAGTGA
- a CDS encoding N-acyl homoserine lactonase family protein — MKLHILQTGSTKLPYGQLYSGKEGWTGIGSFWHMATDKSHFIEVPIHAYLIEHPSIGPILVDTGISWDQTHRHKEYYKGIFGATTDDDEYALSHEQELPYQLERLGYRCEDIQHVILTHLHEDHVGGLQYFKSAKTFVSLKEWQARFEKILGFRPIYFESSYAMVQNWEFIDFTSGSVPGFATSHDIFGDGSIVMVPTPGHSAGHSSLLLNMGEYELFLTGDCLYTIRHLAVDQIWSFIPGNKERVSQYVQSVNSVNQLRKAKPDLIIVPNHDHYDYQFKYLHPFFSDGMLSLEERNLLKQYEQSLFDATGMLTSKSLPHFEKPQQGQAVGTVRSEIQ; from the coding sequence ATGAAACTACACATTTTACAAACCGGCTCGACCAAACTTCCTTATGGACAGCTTTACAGCGGAAAAGAAGGATGGACCGGAATCGGCTCATTTTGGCACATGGCCACAGACAAAAGCCACTTTATCGAAGTACCCATTCACGCCTATTTAATCGAGCATCCGAGCATCGGACCCATTCTTGTGGACACGGGAATTAGTTGGGATCAGACCCATCGGCACAAGGAGTACTATAAAGGAATATTTGGTGCTACAACAGATGACGACGAGTATGCTCTGTCACATGAGCAGGAGTTGCCTTATCAACTGGAGCGGTTAGGTTATCGATGTGAAGATATTCAACATGTTATCTTAACCCATCTGCACGAGGATCATGTTGGAGGGTTGCAGTATTTTAAAAGTGCCAAAACGTTCGTCTCCCTTAAGGAATGGCAAGCACGGTTTGAGAAGATACTCGGTTTTCGACCGATTTATTTTGAATCGTCCTACGCGATGGTACAAAACTGGGAATTTATTGACTTCACTTCCGGTTCAGTTCCCGGGTTTGCCACGAGCCATGATATATTCGGCGATGGAAGTATCGTTATGGTTCCGACGCCTGGACACTCTGCAGGACACAGCAGCTTATTGCTGAATATGGGAGAATATGAATTGTTCTTGACTGGGGATTGTCTATACACTATTAGACATTTAGCTGTGGACCAGATCTGGTCGTTCATACCTGGGAATAAGGAGCGAGTGTCTCAGTATGTCCAATCAGTAAACAGCGTAAATCAATTACGCAAAGCAAAGCCAGATCTGATTATTGTGCCTAACCATGACCATTATGATTATCAGTTCAAGTACTTGCATCCCTTCTTTTCTGACGGAATGTTATCTTTAGAAGAACGAAACCTGCTGAAACAATACGAACAATCGTTGTTTGATGCTACTGGCATGCTTACTTCGAAATCGCTGCCACATTTTGAGAAACCTCAACAAGGACAAGCGGTTGGCACGGTCCGGTCAGAAATACAATAG
- a CDS encoding LacI family DNA-binding transcriptional regulator, translating to MATMKDIARFANVSTTTVSRVLNNDQSFNVSELTRIKVLEAAKQLGYKTIVERYNKKYYRLALVYKPTIFNSHLENDFHFSVRNGIDKICSQYEIDIVNVFNFSNVSVDNLHGAIIQGNYTNEEIEAMVSVLNTEQILIIGRCPNDNKYDSVWFDTKRAIHSALNYLVDLGHRDIGYMGGTENEDLDMEDRRDQIFLRYMSKFPEFKPSRIYLGENLMSGYKLMERALHDGPLPSAFFIANDPIAFGVLDFLKEKNIQIPETFSIVGLDGHQMAQYTTPHLTTVQIPTEYMGQAAIQTLIERIEGQRTLTKKVLVPTELNIRASCKAFKG from the coding sequence ATGGCTACAATGAAAGATATCGCCCGTTTCGCAAATGTTTCTACGACCACAGTATCTCGGGTACTCAATAACGATCAATCGTTTAACGTTTCTGAACTGACTCGAATAAAAGTATTGGAAGCAGCCAAGCAATTGGGATATAAAACGATTGTGGAGCGTTACAACAAGAAATATTACAGGTTAGCTCTCGTATACAAACCTACCATTTTCAACAGCCACTTAGAGAATGATTTCCACTTTTCTGTTCGAAACGGCATCGATAAAATCTGCTCACAATACGAAATTGACATCGTGAATGTATTTAATTTCTCAAATGTATCCGTTGACAATTTACATGGCGCCATTATTCAAGGAAACTATACGAATGAAGAAATCGAAGCTATGGTATCCGTGTTGAACACAGAGCAAATTCTGATCATTGGAAGATGTCCGAATGATAACAAATACGACAGTGTTTGGTTCGATACGAAAAGAGCCATCCACTCGGCGTTAAACTATTTAGTGGATCTGGGACATCGTGACATCGGTTATATGGGCGGCACTGAGAATGAGGATCTGGACATGGAGGATCGGAGAGATCAAATCTTTCTGCGATATATGTCTAAGTTTCCAGAGTTTAAACCGTCTCGGATATATTTGGGGGAAAATCTTATGAGCGGATACAAGTTAATGGAACGCGCGCTTCACGATGGGCCTCTTCCTTCAGCTTTTTTTATAGCTAATGACCCTATAGCGTTTGGAGTTTTGGACTTCCTCAAGGAGAAAAATATTCAGATTCCGGAGACGTTCAGCATCGTGGGTTTAGACGGCCACCAAATGGCACAATACACCACCCCTCATCTGACAACTGTCCAAATCCCCACCGAATATATGGGGCAGGCAGCTATACAGACGCTGATTGAGCGAATAGAGGGTCAACGTACGTTGACCAAAAAGGTTCTCGTTCCAACGGAGCTGAATATTCGTGCAAGCTGCAAAGCATTCAAAGGCTGA
- a CDS encoding extracellular solute-binding protein gives MKMFKKRMMATSAMVLILGVLSACGTAAPTQDAVNKQSASPAANQKKVVIYTNSGGEGRGEWVQQEAAKKGFDVQIVQAGGGDIANRLIAEKNNPVADVIWGLSSIDYEKFKKQDMLEKYRPSWTDKVDARLNDSEDFYHATAKQAILMMYDKNVYTKETAPTDWPDLWNKPQYQGKYAILAPGGGTARTVLVGILMRYKDPNGEYGISKQGWDELAKFYKNGYQLKQGEDLFQTLAKKEQPISPIWSSGIAGFEQDYNMQMDIVSPKIGVPHVVESVALIKGAKDAEAAKEFIEWFGTAEVQGAFAAKFSYLPANKDALKDAPQNVKDIADAVTVQDIDWKFASDHIEEWVQKVELQLKK, from the coding sequence ATGAAAATGTTCAAAAAAAGAATGATGGCGACAAGCGCAATGGTACTGATCTTAGGGGTGCTGTCCGCATGCGGAACTGCTGCTCCCACTCAAGACGCAGTCAATAAGCAGTCGGCAAGCCCCGCGGCGAACCAAAAGAAAGTTGTCATTTATACAAATTCCGGCGGTGAAGGCAGAGGAGAATGGGTTCAACAGGAAGCAGCCAAAAAAGGATTTGATGTGCAAATCGTACAGGCCGGAGGAGGAGATATCGCAAATCGACTGATTGCCGAGAAAAATAATCCGGTCGCCGATGTCATCTGGGGACTCAGCAGCATTGACTACGAAAAATTCAAAAAACAGGACATGCTTGAAAAGTACCGTCCTTCCTGGACGGATAAAGTCGATGCAAGATTGAACGATAGTGAAGATTTCTATCATGCCACCGCGAAACAAGCCATTTTAATGATGTACGATAAGAATGTTTACACGAAGGAAACGGCGCCGACAGATTGGCCCGACCTGTGGAACAAACCGCAGTATCAAGGCAAATACGCCATCTTGGCTCCAGGCGGAGGAACAGCGAGAACCGTTCTTGTGGGGATTCTGATGCGGTATAAGGACCCGAACGGTGAATACGGGATTTCAAAACAAGGCTGGGACGAATTGGCTAAGTTTTATAAGAATGGGTACCAATTGAAGCAAGGGGAAGATCTCTTCCAGACCTTAGCGAAGAAAGAACAGCCAATCAGTCCGATTTGGTCCAGCGGAATAGCAGGTTTCGAGCAGGATTACAACATGCAAATGGACATTGTATCCCCGAAAATCGGGGTGCCTCATGTCGTAGAATCGGTTGCGCTTATCAAGGGCGCGAAAGACGCCGAAGCCGCAAAAGAATTTATCGAGTGGTTCGGCACCGCCGAAGTTCAAGGTGCGTTTGCGGCAAAATTCAGCTACCTCCCTGCCAATAAAGATGCATTGAAGGATGCTCCGCAAAATGTGAAGGACATTGCCGACGCCGTTACGGTGCAGGACATTGATTGGAAATTCGCATCTGACCACATCGAAGAATGGGTGCAAAAAGTTGAATTGCAGCTCAAGAAGTAA
- a CDS encoding winged helix-turn-helix transcriptional regulator produces MLSGRWKIPIYRYLYKNYKPVRYSELLRHLPSISKKILTEQLRELERDGIIERKSYPEPRPRVEYMLTSSGRSMIVFLDKMSEWGEKHILPKKE; encoded by the coding sequence ATGTTAAGCGGGAGATGGAAAATCCCCATATATCGGTACTTATATAAAAATTACAAGCCAGTACGTTATAGCGAATTGCTGCGGCATCTTCCATCAATTTCGAAAAAAATACTAACAGAGCAACTTCGCGAGCTTGAGCGTGACGGAATAATTGAAAGGAAATCATATCCGGAGCCTCGACCAAGAGTAGAATATATGTTGACTTCGTCAGGACGATCAATGATTGTATTTCTTGATAAGATGAGTGAGTGGGGTGAAAAGCACATCCTACCGAAAAAAGAGTAA
- a CDS encoding NADPH-dependent F420 reductase → MNIGILGAGNVGKILGKGLVLAGHHVLISSREPHDPKHFFWKQEVDKSGDVTSFDEAAQFGEIIIAALPWFCLKDVVETIDPGYLKNKTVIDVSNAVHFDNGPRLLLVDTSAGEIVQKLLPESQVVKTLNTISDKIMIHPKFKEGSPIMFISGNNNCSKDQVSALLKDLGWSTIVDLGDIRQSRLQESIMLACVISEIQLQSPGSAFALLRH, encoded by the coding sequence ATGAACATTGGTATTCTTGGGGCGGGAAATGTAGGCAAGATTTTAGGCAAAGGATTAGTTCTGGCAGGTCATCATGTATTAATCAGCAGTCGAGAGCCCCATGATCCAAAACACTTTTTTTGGAAGCAAGAGGTAGATAAGTCGGGGGACGTAACATCATTTGATGAAGCCGCCCAGTTTGGTGAGATCATTATTGCGGCACTCCCGTGGTTCTGTTTAAAAGATGTGGTTGAAACCATCGATCCTGGCTATTTGAAAAATAAGACGGTCATTGATGTAAGCAATGCCGTACATTTTGACAACGGACCACGTTTACTGCTTGTCGATACATCAGCAGGAGAAATTGTCCAAAAGTTGTTGCCGGAAAGTCAGGTTGTTAAAACACTCAATACCATTAGCGACAAGATCATGATTCATCCAAAGTTCAAAGAAGGTTCACCCATCATGTTTATATCCGGGAACAATAATTGTTCCAAAGATCAGGTCAGTGCTCTTCTTAAAGACCTTGGTTGGTCCACGATTGTTGACTTAGGCGACATTAGACAAAGCCGCTTGCAAGAATCAATCATGCTTGCATGTGTGATTAGTGAAATTCAATTACAGTCGCCAGGATCGGCATTTGCCTTACTAAGACATTGA
- a CDS encoding ABC transporter permease subunit → MVLCMIVARILHKSKNKLVMKTLEYTMLIPWFLPHSMMALGLIFTYNTPHWLMGNYVLVGSVWLMLLGFIVIQIPFSIRLIKASLFGIDGALEEASRSMGAKTLYTFRRVILPIILPTAMAVIALNFNSLLVNYDVTAFLYHPLLQPLSIVITSSVSETPGSTQVDTRAVSMVYSVVIMIISSISLYAIYGRNSKH, encoded by the coding sequence GTGGTTCTCTGCATGATCGTCGCCCGAATTTTGCATAAAAGCAAGAACAAGCTGGTTATGAAAACGTTGGAGTATACGATGCTGATTCCCTGGTTCCTGCCGCATTCGATGATGGCGCTTGGCTTGATCTTCACTTACAATACGCCGCATTGGCTTATGGGCAATTATGTGCTGGTTGGAAGCGTCTGGCTTATGCTGCTTGGATTTATCGTCATTCAGATCCCCTTTTCCATCCGTTTGATCAAAGCATCGTTATTCGGGATTGACGGCGCCTTGGAAGAAGCGTCCAGAAGCATGGGAGCGAAGACGTTGTATACGTTCAGAAGAGTCATTCTGCCGATCATATTGCCGACAGCCATGGCGGTAATTGCCCTTAATTTCAACAGTCTGCTTGTGAACTACGACGTGACGGCCTTCTTGTACCACCCGTTACTTCAGCCCCTCTCCATCGTCATCACAAGCAGCGTTTCGGAAACTCCAGGCAGCACGCAGGTCGATACGAGAGCAGTTTCCATGGTTTATTCGGTTGTTATCATGATCATTTCCTCCATTTCGCTCTATGCGATTTATGGAAGAAACAGCAAACATTGA
- a CDS encoding ABC transporter ATP-binding protein translates to MIEFQNVEIKYNDFVALESMSFTVNQGEFFTLLGPSGCGKTTTLRSLVGFIIPSKGKIMVDGKDITHLPVEQRGIGIVFQSYALFPTMNVYENIAFGLKVQKRRKEEIHAIVTEIARKVDLSEQQLYRNVSELSGGQQQRVAIARALALKPDILVLDEPLSNLDAKLRGQMRAELKRLQREFGITTIYVTHDQEEALTLSDRIAVYNKGKIEQIGTPHEIYNKSASRFVCEFIGDINMLNEAALRQVSQQTGMNFDLSKPGYIRLERISTSPLSAVAKPVCLQGVVSENDYNGIYTKYTYSMNGGLIRNIEKNDGSLLYSNGQEIRLFLNADDIMQF, encoded by the coding sequence ATGATTGAATTTCAGAATGTCGAAATTAAATACAATGATTTCGTCGCGTTGGAGTCGATGAGCTTCACGGTAAACCAAGGCGAATTTTTCACTTTGCTCGGACCGTCCGGCTGCGGGAAAACGACAACGCTCCGAAGCTTGGTCGGATTCATCATACCCAGCAAAGGCAAAATTATGGTGGATGGTAAAGACATTACGCACCTTCCCGTCGAACAACGAGGGATCGGTATTGTTTTCCAGAGCTACGCGCTCTTTCCGACGATGAACGTCTACGAAAATATCGCTTTCGGACTAAAAGTTCAAAAACGGCGCAAAGAAGAAATTCATGCCATCGTTACGGAGATAGCGAGGAAAGTCGATTTGAGTGAGCAGCAGCTTTACAGGAATGTGTCCGAATTATCGGGCGGGCAGCAGCAGCGGGTTGCGATCGCAAGGGCGCTGGCTTTGAAGCCGGATATTCTCGTCCTTGACGAACCGCTCTCCAATCTGGACGCCAAACTGCGCGGGCAGATGAGAGCGGAGTTGAAAAGATTGCAAAGAGAATTCGGCATTACCACGATTTATGTCACCCACGATCAGGAAGAAGCCTTGACGCTCTCCGATCGCATAGCGGTCTATAACAAAGGGAAAATCGAGCAAATTGGAACGCCTCACGAGATTTACAACAAGTCGGCTTCACGGTTCGTCTGCGAATTTATCGGCGATATCAATATGCTGAATGAAGCGGCATTGCGGCAGGTCAGTCAGCAAACCGGGATGAATTTCGATTTGTCGAAGCCCGGCTATATCAGACTGGAGCGAATTTCGACGTCTCCCTTGTCGGCCGTCGCCAAACCGGTTTGTTTACAAGGTGTCGTGTCCGAGAATGATTACAACGGGATCTATACCAAATATACGTATAGTATGAATGGCGGCTTAATCCGAAATATCGAAAAAAACGATGGATCCCTTCTCTATAGCAACGGGCAAGAAATCCGGTTGTTTTTGAATGCCGATGATATTATGCAATTTTAG
- a CDS encoding winged helix-turn-helix transcriptional regulator, with amino-acid sequence MDSPTRIEECVASVNKVMFIFGGKWSLLVFGQLLNGPQRFNELRRNVGGISTKSLSDILRHFEENEIVSRVVYPTVPVSVEYSLTDKGRDLQSVLMEMGQWGGRWEN; translated from the coding sequence TTGGATTCTCCCACAAGGATTGAAGAGTGTGTAGCCTCAGTCAATAAAGTGATGTTTATTTTCGGCGGAAAATGGTCTCTCCTCGTATTCGGTCAGCTGCTTAACGGTCCCCAGCGTTTTAATGAGTTGCGCAGGAATGTTGGCGGTATTAGCACAAAATCATTGAGCGATATTCTCCGCCATTTCGAAGAAAATGAGATTGTTTCCCGTGTCGTGTATCCAACCGTACCTGTATCTGTCGAATATTCTTTGACGGACAAAGGGCGCGACCTGCAATCCGTCTTAATGGAAATGGGTCAATGGGGAGGAAGATGGGAAAATTAG
- a CDS encoding phosphotransferase — MDGWSHLLQGKLGVWVERIFGKGYHPEEAVQLRGGAQKIVYLVRCSNGFRFILYVWDLRMNYFREELEQEEPSEPLSGYGGKPFQTVNACLRNLQVRTPELYHFEPGGLEGEADFAFVEYIDGKEASDFFQADPEIQDQVFQPLAGMLNRMHQQTRAHWGKLHEPIPEAPSGCHLPMLTNAYRQLEYLSANISEFQNHHGKFVQVIEDLAAKIVTRSCYSFIHAELGPNHVLVDNQLRPWLIDIEGALFFDPEYEHSFMEFRFDNYRRYLKHTQLDPHRMAFYKLYHHISYSAGPHRLLQRGYPDAELVKQIMEFNMQSALQML, encoded by the coding sequence ATGGACGGATGGAGTCATTTATTACAGGGAAAACTCGGGGTTTGGGTAGAAAGGATCTTTGGAAAGGGGTATCATCCGGAAGAGGCAGTGCAGCTGCGCGGCGGAGCGCAGAAGATCGTTTATTTGGTTCGTTGTTCGAACGGCTTTCGTTTTATTCTGTATGTTTGGGATTTGCGGATGAACTACTTTCGGGAAGAGCTGGAGCAAGAGGAACCATCGGAACCCCTATCCGGTTACGGGGGGAAACCATTTCAAACGGTTAACGCCTGTCTGAGGAACCTACAGGTTCGTACACCGGAACTCTATCACTTTGAACCGGGAGGCCTTGAGGGCGAGGCGGATTTCGCATTTGTCGAGTACATCGATGGAAAAGAAGCCTCGGATTTCTTTCAAGCTGATCCCGAAATTCAAGATCAAGTATTCCAACCTCTTGCCGGGATGCTGAACAGAATGCATCAACAAACTAGGGCACATTGGGGGAAACTACATGAACCGATACCGGAAGCGCCTTCCGGGTGTCATTTACCCATGCTAACAAATGCTTACCGGCAGCTGGAGTATTTGTCCGCTAATATTTCGGAATTTCAGAATCATCACGGCAAGTTTGTTCAAGTAATAGAAGATTTAGCTGCAAAAATCGTAACAAGATCGTGTTACAGCTTTATCCATGCTGAGCTGGGACCGAACCATGTTCTCGTGGACAATCAGTTGCGTCCGTGGCTGATCGATATCGAAGGTGCCTTGTTTTTCGATCCTGAATACGAACACAGCTTCATGGAGTTCCGGTTCGACAACTACAGGCGTTACTTGAAGCATACTCAGCTGGACCCCCATAGGATGGCTTTCTATAAGCTGTATCATCATATTTCCTACAGTGCTGGTCCCCACCGGTTGCTTCAAAGAGGATATCCGGACGCAGAATTAGTTAAACAAATCATGGAGTTTAATATGCAGAGTGCCCTTCAGATGCTTTGA
- a CDS encoding TetR/AcrR family transcriptional regulator — MPRKKTMHAEERRNSILQAGLHIFTQKGYHGTSVREIAKEVGMNEALLYYYFPSKIDLVKAIVDMLTFENIKFIQLAKAQEDPVETLNVIGRQLIRYINEDDSFLRLSFSVLFVDDNEVKAPLAGFFEQRTQELVTLLKPKLAVIDEEELRMSIDAFFNGIFGYYIAKKYYQVSHLQQTDDNAYVSLLAEKLAAQFPPARGR, encoded by the coding sequence ATGCCAAGAAAAAAAACCATGCATGCCGAGGAACGAAGAAACTCTATTCTGCAGGCAGGATTGCATATTTTTACTCAAAAAGGTTACCATGGTACCAGTGTGAGGGAGATCGCTAAGGAAGTTGGCATGAACGAAGCGTTACTTTATTATTATTTCCCAAGTAAAATTGACCTGGTGAAGGCAATCGTCGACATGCTTACTTTTGAAAATATCAAATTTATTCAACTTGCAAAAGCACAAGAGGATCCTGTAGAAACACTGAATGTGATCGGGAGACAGTTAATTCGATACATCAATGAAGATGATTCGTTCTTACGACTATCCTTTTCTGTTCTGTTTGTTGACGATAATGAAGTAAAAGCTCCGTTAGCAGGATTTTTCGAACAACGAACACAGGAACTAGTGACTCTATTAAAACCAAAGCTAGCAGTGATAGATGAAGAAGAATTACGCATGTCCATCGATGCTTTCTTCAACGGAATCTTCGGGTACTATATTGCTAAAAAGTATTACCAAGTGTCTCATTTACAGCAAACAGATGACAATGCTTATGTGTCCTTACTTGCGGAGAAGCTGGCCGCTCAGTTTCCCCCCGCACGCGGGAGATAA
- a CDS encoding ABC transporter permease: protein MNKMHAMKRWLSPSKLTGIAIALFLVWFIFAFLVYPNVSLLLKTFLKDGTFTAQPFQQLWHSAKAMKSLLNSFILAFSLMITVNIVGISIVLLTEYFDVKGAKIVKLGFYTTLICSGIILVTGYEYIYGPTGVVTHLLVRLFPELDPNWFTGYGAVLFVMTLGITSNHVIFLSSALKRIDYQTIEVARNMGASEFSIITQVLLPVLKPSLIAITILNFYTGITALSSPLIQGGDSFQSINSMILVLAGSEYSRGVAAALSIILGVVTFFVFLFLMRKEMKENYIAVSKVSSKLQKKKIRNKLANFLVHAAAYLLFVIYVLPVAVIIVFSFMDSSRACTQTVQLVEI from the coding sequence ATGAATAAAATGCACGCAATGAAACGATGGTTGAGCCCTTCCAAACTGACAGGAATCGCAATCGCGCTTTTTCTCGTATGGTTTATTTTCGCTTTTCTGGTGTATCCGAATGTGAGCCTGCTCCTGAAGACATTTCTGAAGGACGGCACGTTCACGGCCCAGCCGTTTCAGCAATTATGGCATTCCGCCAAGGCGATGAAAAGCCTGTTAAACAGCTTCATTCTGGCCTTTTCCTTGATGATTACCGTCAATATCGTGGGTATCTCGATCGTTCTGCTTACGGAATACTTCGATGTTAAAGGCGCAAAAATCGTAAAACTCGGGTTCTACACCACCTTAATCTGCAGCGGGATTATTCTCGTCACAGGCTACGAGTATATATACGGACCGACCGGCGTTGTCACCCATTTGTTAGTGAGGCTGTTTCCGGAGCTGGATCCGAACTGGTTCACCGGATATGGCGCGGTACTATTCGTCATGACATTAGGCATCACGTCAAATCACGTGATCTTCCTCTCTTCAGCATTAAAAAGAATCGATTACCAAACGATTGAGGTAGCCAGAAATATGGGAGCTTCCGAATTCAGCATTATTACACAGGTGCTGCTCCCGGTGCTGAAGCCTTCGCTGATCGCCATCACGATTTTAAACTTTTATACCGGCATTACCGCTTTGTCCTCACCGCTGATCCAGGGGGGAGACAGCTTCCAGTCGATCAACTCGATGATTCTGGTTTTAGCCGGGAGTGAATATTCCAGAGGCGTTGCCGCCGCGTTGTCCATCATTCTCGGAGTGGTTACGTTTTTCGTATTCCTCTTCCTGATGCGAAAAGAAATGAAAGAAAATTATATCGCTGTCTCGAAAGTGTCTTCCAAACTTCAAAAGAAGAAGATAAGGAATAAACTGGCCAACTTCCTTGTTCATGCTGCAGCTTACTTGTTATTTGTGATCTATGTGCTTCCGGTGGCTGTCATTATCGTCTTTTCTTTTATGGATTCTTCTAGGGCCTGTACGCAAACTGTACAACTCGTAGAAATCTAG